Proteins from a single region of Cytophagaceae bacterium:
- the ilvD gene encoding dihydroxy-acid dehydratase: MSQNLNKFSKTLTQEVSNPAAQAMLYAIGLKEEDMAKPQIGIASTGYEGNPCNIHLNGLSVHVKKGIQANDMVGLIFNTIGVSDGMTNGNDGMSFSLPSRDIIADSIENVVSAQWYDGVIAVVGCDKNMPGAIMAMARVNRPSIMVYGGTVRSGSWKGQKLDIVSAFEAYGKKINNAISEEDYKGVIQNSIPGQGACGGMYTANTMASSIEALGLSLPNSASYPATHEGKTAECVAIGAAMKNLLEKQILPRDIITKKSLENALTIVMALGGSTNAVLHYLAIAHSAGIELSYKDIQAISDRTPFIADLKPSGKYYMEDMLAIGGVPAVMKYLLKEGMIHGDCLTITGKTVAENLKSIPDLNFENQKIVFPLSTPIKKTGHIQILYGNLAENGGVAKITGKEGLKFEGVAKVCDKEEEMLDAIAKGEIQPGQVIVIRYEGPKGGPGMPEMLKPTSAVMGAGLGDKVALITDGRFSGGTHGFVVGHISPEAYDGGTIALVKDGDKITIDAETKELILHVSDEELAERRKSWKPLTPPFIEQGVLRKYFKNVAGAEEGCVTDK; this comes from the coding sequence ATGTCGCAAAACCTCAATAAATTTTCTAAAACGCTAACTCAGGAAGTTTCAAATCCCGCTGCTCAGGCCATGCTCTATGCCATTGGTCTGAAAGAAGAAGATATGGCTAAGCCACAAATCGGAATCGCCAGTACGGGATATGAAGGTAATCCTTGTAATATCCACCTCAACGGACTTTCAGTACATGTGAAAAAAGGCATTCAGGCCAACGATATGGTTGGTTTGATTTTCAATACTATCGGAGTTTCTGACGGTATGACCAACGGCAACGACGGCATGAGTTTTTCGCTTCCCAGCCGTGATATCATCGCCGACTCTATAGAAAATGTGGTTTCGGCTCAATGGTATGATGGTGTAATCGCAGTAGTAGGATGTGATAAAAATATGCCTGGGGCTATTATGGCCATGGCCAGAGTCAACCGCCCATCTATAATGGTTTACGGAGGCACTGTGCGTTCAGGTAGTTGGAAAGGCCAGAAACTCGATATTGTTTCAGCTTTCGAAGCCTATGGGAAGAAAATCAATAATGCAATTTCAGAAGAAGATTATAAAGGAGTTATTCAAAATTCTATTCCAGGGCAAGGGGCATGCGGAGGTATGTACACCGCCAATACTATGGCTTCTTCTATTGAGGCATTGGGATTAAGTTTGCCTAACTCGGCATCATATCCGGCTACTCATGAAGGAAAAACCGCTGAATGTGTAGCAATTGGTGCGGCGATGAAAAATTTGCTGGAAAAACAAATTCTTCCGAGAGATATCATCACCAAAAAATCGCTTGAAAATGCTTTGACAATCGTTATGGCTCTGGGAGGCTCTACCAATGCTGTTTTGCATTACCTTGCAATAGCCCATTCGGCAGGTATAGAACTAAGCTATAAAGATATTCAGGCAATATCCGATCGTACACCATTTATTGCTGATCTTAAGCCTTCCGGTAAATATTACATGGAAGATATGCTTGCAATTGGTGGCGTACCGGCAGTAATGAAATATCTGTTGAAAGAAGGAATGATTCACGGTGATTGTTTGACTATCACGGGAAAAACTGTTGCCGAAAACCTCAAAAGTATTCCAGACTTGAATTTTGAAAATCAGAAAATTGTATTTCCACTTTCTACCCCAATCAAGAAAACCGGCCATATTCAGATTCTATACGGCAATCTTGCAGAAAATGGTGGCGTAGCAAAAATCACAGGAAAAGAAGGCTTGAAGTTTGAAGGCGTTGCAAAAGTTTGTGATAAAGAGGAAGAAATGCTCGATGCCATCGCCAAAGGTGAAATTCAACCCGGCCAGGTAATAGTTATTCGTTACGAAGGTCCGAAAGGTGGACCGGGAATGCCAGAGATGCTTAAACCTACCTCGGCAGTAATGGGAGCAGGTTTGGGTGATAAGGTGGCCTTAATTACCGATGGTCGTTTTTCGGGCGGTACACATGGATTCGTAGTGGGTCATATTTCACCCGAAGCTTATGATGGAGGAACTATCGCTTTGGTTAAGGATGGAGACAAAATCACAATTGATGCCGAAACCAAAGAATTGATTCTTCATGTTTCTGATGAGGAACTGGCTGAAAGAAGAAAATCGTGGAAGCCATTGACACCTCCATTTATTGAACAAGGAGTACTCAGAAAATATTTCAAAAACGTTGCCGGTGCTGAAGAAGGCTGCGTAACAGACAAATAA